The following proteins are co-located in the Acanthochromis polyacanthus isolate Apoly-LR-REF ecotype Palm Island chromosome 7, KAUST_Apoly_ChrSc, whole genome shotgun sequence genome:
- the suds3 gene encoding sin3 histone deacetylase corepressor complex component SDS3 isoform X1 gives MASTLLSPMVDYYNDEEELDSVDDDDDRSFRGRDSEEDTEDASETDLAKHDEDDYVEIKEQMYQDKLASLKRQLQQLQEGTLQEYQKRMKKLDQQYKERLRNADLFLQLETEQVERNYIKEKKAAVKEFDDKKVELKENLIAELEEKKKMIENEKLTMELTGDSMEVKPIMTRKLRRRPNDPVPIPDKRRKPAPAQLNYLLTDEQIMEDLRTLNKLKSPKRPVSPSSPEHVPSAPMENPSQRYEARIEEGKLYYDKRWYHKSQAIYLESKDNTKISCVISSVGTNEIWVRKTSDSTKMRIYLGQLQRGAFVIRRRSAA, from the exons ATGGCTTCCACTTTGCTATCACCCATGGTGGATTATTACAACGACGAGGAGGAACTGGACAGCGTGGACGACGACGATGATCGGAGTTTTAGAGGAAGAGATTCGGAAGAAG ACACTGAGGATGCCAGTGAAACAGACCTTGCCAAGCATGACGAGGATGACTATGTGGAAATCAAAGAGCA GATGTACCAAGACAAACTGGCCTCTCTGAAAAGACAGCTGCAGCAATTACAAGAAG GTACACTGCAGGAGTATCAGAAGAGGATGAAGAAGCTGGACCAGCAGTATAAAGAGAGACTCCGAAATGCAG ATCTGTTCCTCCAGCTTGAG ACAGAGCAGGTTGAGAGGAACTATATCAAGGAGAAGAAGGCAGCGGTGAAGGAGTTTGATGATAAAAAGGTTGAACTGAAGGAAAACCTAATtgcagagctggaggagaaaaagaagatgaTTGAGAACGAGAAATTAACAATGGAGCTGACAGGCG ATTCTATGGAGGTAAAACCTATCATGACTCGGAAATTAAGGAGGCGGCCTAACGATCCCGTCCCGATACCAGACAAACGAAGAAAACCTGCACCAG CTCAGCTAAATTATTTGTTAACAGACGAGCAGATAATGGAGGATCTAAGAACACTTAATAAG CTCAAGTCACCAAAACGGCCAG TGTCTCCTTCATCTCCAGAGCACGTCCCCTCTGCTCCCATGGAGAATCCCTCCCAGCGTTACGAGGCTCGCATCGAGGAGGGGAAACTTTACTACGACAAAAGATG GTACCACAAGAGCCAGGCCATCTACCTGGAGTCAAAGGACAACACAAAGATTAGCTGCGTCATCAGCTCAGTGGGCACCAATGAG ATTTGGGTCAGAAAGACAAGCGACAGTACAAAGATGAGGATCTACCTGGGGCAGCTGCAGAGGGGAGCGTTCGTCATCCGTCGACGATCGGCTGCGTGA
- the suds3 gene encoding sin3 histone deacetylase corepressor complex component SDS3 isoform X2, which yields MTTLQDTEDASETDLAKHDEDDYVEIKEQMYQDKLASLKRQLQQLQEGTLQEYQKRMKKLDQQYKERLRNADLFLQLETEQVERNYIKEKKAAVKEFDDKKVELKENLIAELEEKKKMIENEKLTMELTGDSMEVKPIMTRKLRRRPNDPVPIPDKRRKPAPAQLNYLLTDEQIMEDLRTLNKLKSPKRPVSPSSPEHVPSAPMENPSQRYEARIEEGKLYYDKRWYHKSQAIYLESKDNTKISCVISSVGTNEIWVRKTSDSTKMRIYLGQLQRGAFVIRRRSAA from the exons ATGACAACACTACAAG ACACTGAGGATGCCAGTGAAACAGACCTTGCCAAGCATGACGAGGATGACTATGTGGAAATCAAAGAGCA GATGTACCAAGACAAACTGGCCTCTCTGAAAAGACAGCTGCAGCAATTACAAGAAG GTACACTGCAGGAGTATCAGAAGAGGATGAAGAAGCTGGACCAGCAGTATAAAGAGAGACTCCGAAATGCAG ATCTGTTCCTCCAGCTTGAG ACAGAGCAGGTTGAGAGGAACTATATCAAGGAGAAGAAGGCAGCGGTGAAGGAGTTTGATGATAAAAAGGTTGAACTGAAGGAAAACCTAATtgcagagctggaggagaaaaagaagatgaTTGAGAACGAGAAATTAACAATGGAGCTGACAGGCG ATTCTATGGAGGTAAAACCTATCATGACTCGGAAATTAAGGAGGCGGCCTAACGATCCCGTCCCGATACCAGACAAACGAAGAAAACCTGCACCAG CTCAGCTAAATTATTTGTTAACAGACGAGCAGATAATGGAGGATCTAAGAACACTTAATAAG CTCAAGTCACCAAAACGGCCAG TGTCTCCTTCATCTCCAGAGCACGTCCCCTCTGCTCCCATGGAGAATCCCTCCCAGCGTTACGAGGCTCGCATCGAGGAGGGGAAACTTTACTACGACAAAAGATG GTACCACAAGAGCCAGGCCATCTACCTGGAGTCAAAGGACAACACAAAGATTAGCTGCGTCATCAGCTCAGTGGGCACCAATGAG ATTTGGGTCAGAAAGACAAGCGACAGTACAAAGATGAGGATCTACCTGGGGCAGCTGCAGAGGGGAGCGTTCGTCATCCGTCGACGATCGGCTGCGTGA
- the suds3 gene encoding sin3 histone deacetylase corepressor complex component SDS3 isoform X3: MYQDKLASLKRQLQQLQEGTLQEYQKRMKKLDQQYKERLRNADLFLQLETEQVERNYIKEKKAAVKEFDDKKVELKENLIAELEEKKKMIENEKLTMELTGDSMEVKPIMTRKLRRRPNDPVPIPDKRRKPAPAQLNYLLTDEQIMEDLRTLNKLKSPKRPVSPSSPEHVPSAPMENPSQRYEARIEEGKLYYDKRWYHKSQAIYLESKDNTKISCVISSVGTNEIWVRKTSDSTKMRIYLGQLQRGAFVIRRRSAA, encoded by the exons ATGTACCAAGACAAACTGGCCTCTCTGAAAAGACAGCTGCAGCAATTACAAGAAG GTACACTGCAGGAGTATCAGAAGAGGATGAAGAAGCTGGACCAGCAGTATAAAGAGAGACTCCGAAATGCAG ATCTGTTCCTCCAGCTTGAG ACAGAGCAGGTTGAGAGGAACTATATCAAGGAGAAGAAGGCAGCGGTGAAGGAGTTTGATGATAAAAAGGTTGAACTGAAGGAAAACCTAATtgcagagctggaggagaaaaagaagatgaTTGAGAACGAGAAATTAACAATGGAGCTGACAGGCG ATTCTATGGAGGTAAAACCTATCATGACTCGGAAATTAAGGAGGCGGCCTAACGATCCCGTCCCGATACCAGACAAACGAAGAAAACCTGCACCAG CTCAGCTAAATTATTTGTTAACAGACGAGCAGATAATGGAGGATCTAAGAACACTTAATAAG CTCAAGTCACCAAAACGGCCAG TGTCTCCTTCATCTCCAGAGCACGTCCCCTCTGCTCCCATGGAGAATCCCTCCCAGCGTTACGAGGCTCGCATCGAGGAGGGGAAACTTTACTACGACAAAAGATG GTACCACAAGAGCCAGGCCATCTACCTGGAGTCAAAGGACAACACAAAGATTAGCTGCGTCATCAGCTCAGTGGGCACCAATGAG ATTTGGGTCAGAAAGACAAGCGACAGTACAAAGATGAGGATCTACCTGGGGCAGCTGCAGAGGGGAGCGTTCGTCATCCGTCGACGATCGGCTGCGTGA